Within the Sphingobium baderi genome, the region CGCTGCCACGCGAGGCCTGTGCCATGATAGAGCCGGTGCTGCCGGCCACTAATCAAGGCGGACGAGGCCGGCGCGAACAGTGGAAGGTTCGCTTCGCGCCTCGCTGGCGGCCAGTGGCGGATCCACTAACCGGATGGACCGGCGGCGGCGATCCGCTCGAGACGATCGAGCTGCGCTTTCCCAACTTGGAGGCGGCGGCGAACTATTGCCAGCGGCAAGGATTGCGTTTCTCAGTCCATGGAGAGGCGCGTCGCCAGCGCCCGCTTCACGCTTACCTGCCCGCGGCGCCCGCTCCAGTGCTGTGCTGCTCGCCGACAGGTCCGCATGCGCGTTGCTGCGGTGCCTATCCGATCGCTGCGGCAGAGCGTGATTGTCATCCAAGGTTCAGCGTGGCCGGTTAGATCTCTCACCCACCAAACCAGCAACGAAAGGACGAATGATGCGAAAATTGCTTCGTACAGCCGTCTTGGCCGGCGCGGCGGCAATCGCCACCGCGGGGACGGCTATCGCGGCCGCAAACCACAACCGGGTCATGACTATCGACTTGCCCGACGGCTCGCTTGCCCGGATCGAGTACCAGGGCGATGTGGCGCCCAAGGTCACCGTTGAGCCGGCGATGAGGTTCGCGCCGGTGCGATTTGCCGATCCGGCGATAACCGCGCCGTTCGCGCTGTTCGACCGGATCGCCGCCGACATGGATCGGCAGATGGATGCGATGTTCCGCCAGGCGCGGATGCTCGAAGCGGCGGCGGCCAGAGGCGCAACGCCCGACCGGGCCGCCTTCGGCACCCTGCCGGCAGGAACCGTGAGCTATCGCTTCGTCTCTACCAGCACCGGAAACGGTACTTGCAGCCGCAGCATCCAGGTAACGTCGCTCGGCGCGGACCAGCAGCCAAAGGTCGTTTCGAGTAGTTCCGGTGACTGCGGCGCACCGTCACGCGGGCCGGTTCAAGCCGTTGCCGATCATGGCAAGCTGGCATCACCAGCGAAGACCATTTGAGCGATGGCCCGGGAGAAGCAATTTCTCCCGGGCCTTTCACGATTCACCCGCGCTGCCGATGGGATGCCCGATCCAGCGCGGCGAGGACCCGGTCGATCACGCCGGCGCTGCTCGCCGCCTTGGGAAGCTCGCGGCGCGCGAAGTGCTGCAGCCGGTCGACGTCGCGCTGCGGCAGGCGGAGCTCGATCGGCATTGCTCCGAGACGATCGGGCGCGATCCGCTGCGCGGCCTTGCCTGAGCGCAGAAAATGATCGAGCAGCCGCTTGCGATCGGCAAAGCTCCAGCCCAGCGCCTCCAGTTCCTCGGGCGGCACCGACAGGAGCGCGAGCGCGAACTCCATGATGTCGTCGAATGGCAAGGCAATGCGGACGCGGCGGCCGCCGCGTTCGCGCCACTTTCGCAGCGGCCCCCTCGTCATTGCATCCTGATCACGCCATCGACGGCGCGCCACTCGGTCGGACGAACGAGCTGGTCGTGCGCGATTTGCACCGAGTGGAGCGCCGCCTCGATCTCGCGCCGCCAATGATCGAGGAAGTCGAACAGCACCGGGAAATCGGGCGCAAGATCATACTCCTGCCAAACGTACAGCTGCAGTAGTGAAGGGGCGTCCGGCCGGTAGTAGTGCACTTCGGCGGTGGTTAGCCCATATCCCTGCAGCTGAGCGAGGAAAGCGCGATCCCTCATTGAAGCCGACTACCCGAATCCCTGCCTTCGTCGAGCGAGCGCATGGCGGCGAGCACTTCATCGATCGGTACGGCGCGTTTTGCGCCCGGGGGTTTGCGAAGCGCCGGCTTGTCTCGCACGGCAGATCGATCCGATGCCCAGGATGCGAGGATGGCACGCTTCACTTCGGGTTCCAAATCCGGATGCCGCGCAACATCAAAGGGGTGAAGAAAACGTGCGTAGGGCTGCGACATGGCCAAAACTCCTTTCCTTGTGTCGCTCCTTTCGTTGATGCGGGACAGACCCGCACCGGAGAATTTTGGTTCCGTTCCGAGTCTCGTCAAGAGGCAAGTTGGACCCGATTGGCACTCCAACGCCAAGAGTGCCAAAAAATTTCATTCCGCCTCTTGAACGGAAAAATCGGTTTTCCTAGCTCAGCGAAACCTGTCGTTCGGATGAACGGCAGGGTCTGTCACATCATGTTTTGCATCTGGAGCTTTTGCCATGCATTTCCGCCCCTTGCACGACCGTGTGGTCGTCCGTCGCATCGACGCCGAGGAGAAGACCTCGGGCGGCATCATCATCCCTGACACCGCCAAGGAAAAACCGCAGGAAGGCGAGGTTGTCGCCGTCGGGCCGGGCGCCCGCGACGACAAGGGCACGCTCGTCGAACTGTCAGTGAAGGCCGGTGATCGGATCCTGTTCGGCAAATGGTCGGGCACCGAGGTCAAGATCGATGGCGAGGATCTGCTCATCATGAAGGAGAGCGATATCCTTGGCGTGATCGACAACGTCGTGCCGCTCAAGCAGGCGGCCTGATCGACCGCCCTCATCCCTCGAACATTCAGGAAGGACATAGAAAGGAGTAGCAGCGATGGCTGCAAAGGAAGTCAAATTTGCATCGGACGCGCGTGACCGCATGCTGCGCGGCGTCGATACGCTCGCGAACGCGGTCAAGGCGACGCTTGGCCCCAAGGGCCGCAACGTCGTCATCGAGAAGAGCTTCGGCGCCCCCCGCATCACCAAGGACGGCGTCACCGTCGCCAAGGAAATCGAACTTGCCGACAAGTTCGAGAATATGGGCGCGCAGATGCTGCGCGAGGTCGCAAGCAAGCAGAACGATAAGGCCGGCGACGGCACCACCACAGCGACCGTGCTCGCCCAGGCGATCGTGCGCGAAGGCTCGAAGGCCGTCGCTGCGGGCATGAACCCGATGGACATCAAGCGCGGCATCGATCTGGCGGTGACCACCGTCGTCGCCGACCTCGAAGCCCATGCCAGGAAGGTGAGCGCCAATAGCGAGATCGCGCAGGTCGCGACAATCTCGGCCAATGGCGACGAGGAAGTGGGCCGAATCCTTGCCGAGGCAATGGAGAAGGTCGGCAATGAGGGCGTGATCACGGTCGAGGAGGCCAAGAGCCTCGCGACCGAGCTCGAGACCGTCGAGGGTATGCAGTTCGACCGCGGCTACCTCTCGCCGTACTTCATCACCAATGCCGAGAAGCTCAAGGTGGAACTGGATGATCCGTACATCCTGATCCACGAGAAGAAGCTGTCGAACCTGCAGGCCCTCGTGCCGCTGCTCGAGAAGGTCGTCCAATCGGGCCGCCCGCTGCTGATCATCGCCGAGGATGTGGAGGGCGAGGCCCTGGCGACCTTGGTCGTCAACAAGCTGCGCGGCGGCCTCAAGATCGCGGCGGTCAAGGCGCCGGGCTTCGGCGATCGCCGCAAGGCGATGCTCGAGGATATCGCCGTCCTCACCGGTGGCAATGTCGTCAGTGAGGAGCTCGGCACCAAGCTCGAGAACGTGACGATCGGCATGCTCGGCCGCGCCAAGAAAGTCACGATCGACAAGGACAACACCACGATCATCGACGGCGTCGGTACCAAGGCCGACATCGACGGCCGCGTCGCGCAGATCCGCCAGCAGATCGAGACGA harbors:
- a CDS encoding NADH dehydrogenase ubiquinone Fe-S protein 4, whose product is MIEPVLPATNQGGRGRREQWKVRFAPRWRPVADPLTGWTGGGDPLETIELRFPNLEAAANYCQRQGLRFSVHGEARRQRPLHAYLPAAPAPVLCCSPTGPHARCCGAYPIAAAERDCHPRFSVAG
- a CDS encoding usg protein, producing MRDRAFLAQLQGYGLTTAEVHYYRPDAPSLLQLYVWQEYDLAPDFPVLFDFLDHWRREIEAALHSVQIAHDQLVRPTEWRAVDGVIRMQ
- the groES gene encoding co-chaperone GroES; its protein translation is MHFRPLHDRVVVRRIDAEEKTSGGIIIPDTAKEKPQEGEVVAVGPGARDDKGTLVELSVKAGDRILFGKWSGTEVKIDGEDLLIMKESDILGVIDNVVPLKQAA
- the groL gene encoding chaperonin GroEL (60 kDa chaperone family; promotes refolding of misfolded polypeptides especially under stressful conditions; forms two stacked rings of heptamers to form a barrel-shaped 14mer; ends can be capped by GroES; misfolded proteins enter the barrel where they are refolded when GroES binds), coding for MAAKEVKFASDARDRMLRGVDTLANAVKATLGPKGRNVVIEKSFGAPRITKDGVTVAKEIELADKFENMGAQMLREVASKQNDKAGDGTTTATVLAQAIVREGSKAVAAGMNPMDIKRGIDLAVTTVVADLEAHARKVSANSEIAQVATISANGDEEVGRILAEAMEKVGNEGVITVEEAKSLATELETVEGMQFDRGYLSPYFITNAEKLKVELDDPYILIHEKKLSNLQALVPLLEKVVQSGRPLLIIAEDVEGEALATLVVNKLRGGLKIAAVKAPGFGDRRKAMLEDIAVLTGGNVVSEELGTKLENVTIGMLGRAKKVTIDKDNTTIIDGVGTKADIDGRVAQIRQQIETTTSDYDREKLQERLAKLAGGVAVIRVGGATEVEVKEKKDRVDDALHATRAAVEEGILPGGGVSLLRALKALDGLKAANDDQQSGIDIVRRALRAPARQIAENAGEDGAWIVGKLLESDDYNWGFNAASGEYQDLVQAGVIDPAKVVRTALQDAASVASLLITTEALVAEVPKEEKAAPMPAMDY